The proteins below are encoded in one region of Micromonospora yangpuensis:
- a CDS encoding helix-turn-helix transcriptional regulator, giving the protein MGKGPGELMGPWEICQRLGVSRSRFQQIALRPSFPRPYQELKATKVWLAVEVEAWIAEHRQPRPPADEDDQG; this is encoded by the coding sequence ATGGGCAAGGGACCGGGTGAACTGATGGGGCCGTGGGAGATCTGCCAACGACTCGGCGTCTCCCGCTCGCGGTTCCAGCAGATCGCCTTGCGCCCCTCGTTCCCCAGGCCCTACCAGGAGCTGAAAGCCACCAAGGTCTGGCTGGCCGTCGAGGTAGAGGCGTGGATCGCCGAGCATCGCCAGCCCCGGCCGCCGGCAGACGAGGACGACCAGGGCTGA
- a CDS encoding alpha/beta fold hydrolase — protein MTTTQTRTLAVPGVDLVYDVRGPLPPADGRPVLLMIGQPMTAEGFEALAAHFTDRTVVTYDPRGLGRSIRTDGRSDHTPQQQAADLHLLIGALDAGPVDVFASSGGAVTGLELVAAYPGDVGTLVAHEPPINAVLPDAAGAERAQAACFDAYQANGTGAGMAAFVAMTSWQGEFTEDYFAQPTPDPAMFGMSAEDDGTRDDPLLSKSSQAITDYHPDTGRLTAAPTRIVVAVGEESAGTYTARTAAGLADLLGQRATVFPSHHGGFLDGRFGYAGKPEEFAARLREVLATD, from the coding sequence ATGACGACGACGCAGACCCGTACGCTGGCCGTTCCCGGCGTCGACCTGGTCTATGACGTGCGCGGGCCGCTGCCGCCGGCGGATGGCCGGCCCGTCCTGCTGATGATCGGCCAGCCGATGACGGCGGAGGGCTTCGAGGCGCTCGCGGCCCACTTCACCGACCGCACGGTGGTCACCTACGACCCGCGCGGCCTGGGCCGCAGCATCCGCACGGACGGCCGGTCCGACCACACCCCACAGCAGCAGGCGGCCGATCTCCACCTGTTGATCGGGGCGCTCGACGCCGGTCCGGTCGACGTCTTCGCCAGCAGCGGCGGCGCGGTGACCGGGCTCGAACTGGTCGCGGCCTACCCCGGTGACGTCGGCACGCTGGTCGCGCACGAGCCGCCGATCAACGCCGTCCTCCCCGATGCCGCCGGCGCCGAACGCGCCCAGGCCGCTTGCTTCGACGCGTACCAGGCGAACGGCACCGGCGCGGGGATGGCCGCGTTCGTCGCGATGACATCCTGGCAGGGCGAGTTCACCGAGGACTACTTCGCCCAACCCACGCCCGACCCGGCGATGTTCGGGATGTCGGCCGAGGACGACGGCACCCGCGACGACCCGCTGCTGTCGAAGAGCTCGCAGGCGATCACCGACTACCACCCGGATACGGGCCGACTGACCGCGGCACCGACCCGGATCGTGGTTGCCGTCGGCGAGGAGTCGGCCGGGACGTACACCGCGCGGACGGCCGCCGGCCTCGCGGACCTACTCGGCCAGCGGGCCACGGTGTTCCCGAGCCACCATGGCGGCTTCCTCGACGGCCGGTTCGGTTACGCGGGCAAGCCCGAGGAGTTCGCCGCGAGGCTGCGCGAGGTGCTGGCCACCGACTGA
- the eccD gene encoding type VII secretion integral membrane protein EccD — protein sequence MTRQPAPTAAGQLSRVTLVGPRRGVDLVLPADEPVGLLLPEIVPMVGHPAADDSRGYQISTLDGRVLDPAGSLRAADVLDGALLRVDPIAAAPPAATVYDVSDEVGDDLARRGGTWDDTARAWTATLTCLVAATVAAVLVAPRLGTPVTGLAGGAVALVGLLLGLRGRRSVAVAVLVSGAAMVLSTVPGWADDHTVRWASWVAGLGCTVLALGAVTGNRRAGVLGGGTVLVLVTGWSVPLLLGVPAERVAAVLAVGSVGLLGLLPRAAMITSGLTRLDDQRSNDEPVSRVAVRAAVDSAHRGLAVAALATAASATLGGLVLAAAAGRWTWVLAVLVAAALLLRMRAFPLTVEVVALVAGALAVLGGLLARWVQASPGTWWGAAVGALVVCAVALVILAHRPAPHVRARARQYADRVEALTVLALVPVAVGVFGLYSRLLESF from the coding sequence ATGACCCGGCAGCCGGCACCGACGGCGGCCGGGCAGCTCAGCCGGGTGACCCTGGTCGGGCCGCGCCGGGGGGTCGACCTGGTCCTGCCCGCGGACGAGCCGGTCGGGCTGTTGCTGCCGGAGATCGTGCCGATGGTGGGGCACCCGGCGGCGGACGACTCGCGGGGCTACCAGATCAGCACCCTCGACGGCCGGGTGCTCGATCCGGCCGGCAGTCTGCGGGCGGCCGACGTGCTCGACGGCGCGCTGCTCCGGGTCGACCCGATCGCCGCGGCGCCGCCGGCGGCGACCGTGTACGACGTCTCCGACGAGGTCGGCGACGACCTCGCCCGCCGGGGCGGCACGTGGGACGACACCGCCCGGGCGTGGACCGCCACCCTCACCTGCCTGGTCGCCGCCACGGTGGCGGCGGTGCTCGTGGCGCCGCGACTCGGGACACCGGTGACCGGCCTGGCCGGCGGCGCGGTCGCGCTGGTCGGCCTCCTGCTCGGGCTGCGGGGCCGACGGTCCGTCGCGGTGGCGGTGCTGGTCAGCGGAGCCGCCATGGTGTTGAGCACGGTGCCGGGCTGGGCCGACGACCACACGGTCCGGTGGGCGTCCTGGGTGGCCGGCCTCGGCTGTACCGTGCTCGCCCTGGGTGCCGTGACGGGCAACCGGCGGGCCGGGGTTCTCGGTGGCGGGACCGTGCTGGTGCTGGTCACGGGCTGGAGCGTGCCGCTGCTGCTCGGCGTGCCCGCCGAACGGGTCGCCGCCGTACTGGCGGTCGGGTCCGTGGGACTGCTGGGGTTGCTGCCACGGGCCGCGATGATCACGTCGGGGCTCACCCGCCTCGACGACCAGCGCAGCAACGACGAGCCGGTGAGTCGCGTCGCGGTGCGGGCCGCGGTCGACTCGGCGCACCGGGGGCTGGCCGTCGCGGCCCTGGCGACGGCGGCGTCGGCGACGCTCGGCGGGCTCGTCCTGGCGGCGGCCGCGGGCCGGTGGACGTGGGTGCTCGCGGTTCTGGTGGCTGCCGCGCTGCTGCTGCGGATGCGGGCGTTCCCGCTGACCGTCGAGGTGGTGGCGTTGGTGGCCGGTGCGTTGGCGGTCCTGGGTGGCCTGCTGGCCCGCTGGGTGCAGGCCTCGCCCGGCACGTGGTGGGGCGCCGCGGTCGGTGCGCTGGTCGTCTGCGCGGTGGCCCTGGTGATCCTGGCCCACCGGCCGGCGCCGCACGTGCGGGCCCGGGCCCGGCAGTACGCCGACCGCGTCGAGGCGCTGACCGTGCTGGCGTTGGTGCCCGTCGCGGTAGGGGTGTTCGGGCTCTACTCGCGACTTCTCGAATCGTTCTGA
- the eccCa gene encoding type VII secretion protein EccCa translates to MTTRIVHRPARVVRPVSTLEPVLLEPPPQLPDGRSTSGLQSLLPMAGAGVAMSMMMFLRGSGFAALGAVVMVVALAAAAAMYLTQLGRAGRQRRGRRERYQDRLEELRERLRADEQRLQEQGNLLDPPVIRLLDVIRSPARLWERRRTDVDFLRVRVGSGALPVRPVRLREESSSTEPPDPFMRQEAQSLIRRFERTPGLPLRVDLDCAGDVSVIARDHDEAVALAGAILVQVAAFHAPDDVTIAIVTTAQRAPTWRWARWLPHLLDRASIGPSGPTPLLVTSVQTLAELLGAELEVRADAALKALRHSAGRTGARTRPRLLVVDDAYGEVAGVLPSPDPLVDLGHLGVTVVHLLADRLHEPGEVTRRITVDGGRLTLEERTASPPVTVHGTVDEVPMPLVEGLARAIAPLRLSADSYDDGTGTPPADFPDLLGLTDPAHLDLATLWRPRSERDFLRVPIGVDTAGRPVLLDLKEAAQLGMGPHGLCVGATGSGKSELLRTLVLALAASHPPEQLAMVLVDYKGGATFAPFTELPHICGLITNLVADAALVDRMYTSLDGEVQRRQQLLADAGRVTDITEYHLRRTAQGEQTTLPALPHLLVLIDEFGELLAARSDFIDLFLRIGRIGRSIGVHLLLSSQRIEQGKMRGLENYLAYRLGLRTLSEMESRTVLDTPDAFHLPPLPGNGYLKVDTSIYQRFKAAYVSGPLREGTEAELAPIVGPLVKPMPLTGTVPADADTSEVPKPTRRTTGPTLLSTVVDQLAAGGRRVPAIWLPPLPPALTLDQAAGGISDSPQGLRLGAARPAGPGLPVPLGRQDDPARQAQGPWLVDLAGRGGNLLVLGGPGTGKTTTLRTLALGLATSHRPTEVGVYGIDLLGNGLSGLAGLPHVGGVASRDDRERVRRTVDEVHAMFVRRQRVFRQHQFDTVDDLRAADDRVRAEVGGVDVVLLIDGYGQLNAEFESLEPAVHDLLARGSRYGVHVVATARRWNEVRAAQQVAFANRVELRLTEPAESSIDGKLARAIPPEPPGRALTSDKLYAQVALPRLDGLPDPGNAGLVAAAELVRASWTGALPPPVRVLPAVLPVADLADIPAGHGVVPFGRFESDFTPAVLDLFGRDQHLLVLGDPRTGKTNLLRLVAEELMAQYTEDELVFAVFDPRRGLADVVPESYRGGYAPNPTLAQRLSAAVCQELAKREPSEPARPRIVLLVDDYDILAASATQPLGAFVPYVAAGRDTGLHVVVARRVAGASRGLFEPFPLSVREAGCLSLLMSGDRTEGQLFAGVRPTVLPVGRAQLIRPGEAPRMVQTAHTGQQ, encoded by the coding sequence ATGACGACGCGCATCGTGCACCGCCCGGCCCGGGTGGTGCGCCCGGTGTCCACCCTGGAGCCGGTCCTGCTGGAACCGCCACCGCAACTGCCCGACGGCAGGTCCACCTCGGGCCTGCAATCGCTGCTGCCGATGGCCGGCGCGGGGGTGGCGATGAGCATGATGATGTTCCTGCGCGGCTCCGGCTTCGCCGCCCTGGGCGCGGTCGTGATGGTCGTCGCGCTGGCCGCCGCCGCGGCCATGTACCTCACCCAGCTCGGCCGGGCCGGTCGCCAGCGCCGGGGCAGACGCGAGCGGTACCAGGACCGGCTGGAGGAGCTGCGCGAGCGGCTGCGGGCCGACGAGCAGCGGCTGCAGGAGCAGGGAAACCTGCTCGACCCCCCGGTCATCCGGCTGCTCGACGTGATCCGCAGCCCGGCCCGGTTGTGGGAGCGCCGCCGTACCGACGTCGACTTCCTCCGGGTCCGGGTGGGCTCGGGTGCCCTGCCCGTCCGACCGGTCCGGTTGCGTGAGGAGAGCAGCTCCACCGAGCCGCCCGATCCCTTTATGCGGCAGGAGGCACAGTCGCTGATCCGCCGTTTCGAGCGGACCCCGGGCCTGCCGTTGCGGGTGGACCTGGACTGTGCCGGCGACGTCAGCGTGATCGCGCGCGACCACGACGAGGCGGTCGCCCTCGCCGGCGCGATCCTCGTGCAGGTCGCCGCGTTCCACGCCCCCGACGACGTGACGATCGCGATCGTCACCACGGCGCAGCGGGCCCCGACCTGGCGCTGGGCGCGCTGGCTGCCGCACCTGCTCGACCGCGCCTCGATCGGCCCGTCCGGCCCGACCCCGCTGCTGGTCACCAGCGTGCAGACGCTCGCCGAGCTGCTCGGCGCGGAGCTGGAGGTACGAGCCGACGCCGCGCTCAAGGCGCTGCGCCACTCCGCGGGGCGCACCGGGGCGCGGACGCGCCCCCGGCTGCTGGTCGTCGACGACGCGTACGGCGAGGTCGCCGGGGTCCTGCCGAGCCCCGATCCGCTCGTCGACCTGGGCCACCTCGGCGTCACCGTGGTGCACCTGCTCGCCGACCGGCTGCACGAACCCGGTGAGGTCACCCGACGGATCACCGTCGACGGCGGCCGGCTCACCCTGGAGGAGCGCACCGCCTCGCCGCCGGTGACCGTGCACGGCACGGTGGACGAGGTGCCGATGCCGCTGGTCGAGGGGCTGGCCCGGGCGATCGCACCGCTGCGGCTCTCCGCCGACTCCTACGACGACGGCACCGGCACCCCGCCGGCGGACTTCCCGGACCTGCTCGGCCTGACCGACCCCGCGCACCTGGACCTGGCCACGCTGTGGCGGCCGCGCAGCGAGCGCGACTTCCTGCGGGTCCCGATCGGGGTCGACACCGCGGGCCGCCCGGTGCTGCTCGACCTCAAGGAGGCCGCCCAGCTCGGCATGGGCCCGCACGGGCTGTGCGTCGGCGCGACCGGCTCCGGCAAGAGCGAGTTGCTGCGGACGCTCGTGCTGGCGCTGGCCGCGAGCCACCCGCCGGAGCAGTTGGCGATGGTGCTCGTCGACTACAAGGGCGGGGCGACCTTCGCCCCCTTCACCGAGCTGCCGCACATCTGCGGGCTGATCACCAACCTGGTCGCCGACGCGGCGCTGGTGGACCGGATGTACACCAGCCTGGACGGCGAGGTGCAGCGTCGCCAGCAGCTGCTCGCCGACGCCGGCCGGGTCACCGACATCACCGAGTACCACCTGCGCCGCACGGCGCAGGGCGAGCAGACCACCCTGCCTGCGCTACCGCACCTGCTGGTGCTCATCGACGAGTTCGGCGAGTTGCTGGCGGCCAGGTCGGACTTCATCGACCTGTTCCTGCGGATCGGCCGGATCGGCCGGTCGATCGGGGTGCACCTGCTGCTGTCGAGCCAGCGGATCGAGCAGGGCAAGATGCGCGGGCTGGAGAACTACCTGGCCTACCGTCTCGGCCTGCGCACGTTGAGCGAGATGGAGTCACGCACCGTCCTCGACACGCCCGACGCGTTCCACCTCCCGCCGTTGCCCGGTAACGGCTACCTGAAGGTCGACACGTCGATCTACCAGCGCTTCAAGGCCGCCTACGTGTCCGGCCCGCTGCGCGAGGGCACCGAGGCCGAACTCGCCCCGATCGTCGGTCCGCTGGTCAAGCCGATGCCGCTGACCGGCACCGTACCCGCCGACGCCGACACCTCCGAGGTGCCGAAACCGACCAGGCGCACCACCGGCCCGACCCTGCTCTCCACAGTGGTCGATCAGCTGGCGGCGGGCGGTCGACGGGTCCCGGCGATCTGGCTGCCGCCGCTGCCCCCCGCGCTCACCCTCGACCAGGCCGCCGGTGGGATCTCCGACAGCCCGCAGGGGCTCCGCCTGGGGGCCGCCCGCCCGGCCGGTCCCGGGCTGCCCGTACCACTGGGCCGGCAGGACGACCCGGCCCGCCAGGCCCAGGGGCCCTGGCTGGTCGACCTGGCCGGCCGGGGCGGCAACCTGCTCGTCCTCGGCGGGCCCGGCACCGGCAAGACGACGACGCTGCGCACGCTCGCCCTCGGTCTGGCCACCAGCCACCGCCCGACGGAGGTCGGCGTCTACGGCATCGACCTGCTGGGCAACGGGCTGTCGGGCCTGGCCGGGCTGCCGCACGTCGGCGGCGTCGCCAGCCGGGACGACCGGGAACGGGTCCGCCGCACCGTCGACGAGGTGCACGCGATGTTCGTCCGGCGCCAGCGCGTCTTCCGGCAGCACCAGTTCGACACGGTCGACGACCTGCGGGCCGCCGACGACCGGGTGCGGGCCGAGGTCGGCGGCGTCGACGTGGTGCTGCTGATCGACGGGTACGGCCAGCTCAACGCCGAGTTCGAGAGCCTCGAACCCGCGGTGCACGACCTGCTCGCCCGGGGTTCCCGCTACGGCGTCCACGTGGTCGCCACCGCCCGACGGTGGAACGAGGTGCGCGCCGCCCAGCAGGTCGCCTTCGCCAACCGGGTCGAGCTGCGGCTCACCGAGCCGGCCGAGTCGAGCATCGACGGCAAGCTGGCCCGGGCGATTCCGCCCGAGCCACCCGGCCGGGCCCTGACCAGCGACAAGTTGTACGCGCAGGTCGCCCTCCCGCGCCTCGACGGGCTGCCGGACCCCGGCAACGCCGGCCTGGTCGCGGCAGCCGAGCTGGTCCGGGCGTCGTGGACGGGCGCGCTGCCGCCACCGGTACGGGTGCTTCCCGCGGTGCTGCCCGTGGCCGATCTCGCCGACATCCCGGCCGGTCACGGGGTGGTGCCGTTCGGCCGGTTCGAGAGCGACTTCACGCCCGCCGTACTCGACCTCTTCGGTCGCGACCAGCACCTGCTCGTCCTCGGCGATCCCCGGACCGGCAAGACGAACCTGCTGCGGTTGGTGGCCGAGGAGCTGATGGCGCAGTACACCGAAGACGAGCTGGTGTTCGCGGTCTTCGATCCGCGCCGCGGCCTCGCCGACGTGGTGCCGGAGTCCTACCGTGGGGGATATGCCCCGAACCCGACGCTCGCCCAGCGGTTGTCCGCCGCGGTCTGTCAGGAGCTCGCCAAACGGGAGCCGTCCGAGCCGGCGCGCCCCCGCATCGTGCTGCTCGTCGACGACTACGACATCCTCGCCGCCTCCGCCACCCAGCCCCTCGGCGCGTTCGTGCCGTACGTGGCGGCCGGCCGGGACACCGGCCTGCACGTGGTAGTGGCCCGACGGGTGGCCGGCGCCTCGCGCGGCCTGTTCGAACCCTTCCCGCTCAGTGTCCGCGAGGCCGGCTGCCTGAGCCTGCTCATGTCCGGTGACCGCACCGAGGGGCAGCTGTTCGCCGGGGTACGGCCGACGGTCCTGCCGGTGGGCCGCGCGCAGCTCATCCGCCCCGGCGAAGCCCCGCGCATGGTGCAGACCGCCCACACCGGGCAGCAGTGA
- a CDS encoding DUF6177 family protein, with translation MGEPLTGPTDTITDRAVVLHQDRPVVGLAPWLAEAAVDAVRDGLLLQVVTPADGFVTYPLEMMLTQARGQWVVRGGDHYRDGLTGLPLRWDGRRFSPADGSRPTGPPPAADPWTGGLEIQIVTLHPATEALELGASTEVAVRALTGDAPAGWGVAEPVSEGWSRRDLTSFCRTRAPAPTSLTIVGGERGSAVLGVLTIERVDTGVREQLRLAGPPLPAVGEAAVEALAGTLAGTARSVIVAVHPGRTNGLRSSRPSLPALPWGILVGQRGNAPHSVPEVVPGRAMGRGARRAWWYRLDRGPGAPYETLTAVLRGYGLDEPR, from the coding sequence ATGGGCGAGCCGTTGACCGGCCCGACCGACACGATCACCGACCGGGCGGTGGTGCTGCACCAGGACCGTCCGGTGGTCGGCCTCGCCCCCTGGCTCGCGGAAGCCGCGGTCGACGCGGTCCGGGACGGGCTGTTGCTCCAGGTCGTCACGCCGGCGGACGGCTTCGTCACGTATCCGCTCGAGATGATGCTGACGCAGGCCCGGGGGCAGTGGGTGGTACGCGGCGGTGACCACTACCGCGACGGGCTCACCGGCCTGCCGCTGCGGTGGGACGGCCGCCGATTCTCGCCCGCCGACGGCTCCCGGCCCACCGGCCCGCCGCCGGCCGCCGACCCGTGGACCGGCGGCCTGGAGATCCAGATCGTCACCCTGCACCCGGCCACCGAGGCACTGGAACTCGGCGCCAGCACCGAGGTCGCCGTGCGTGCCCTCACCGGCGACGCCCCGGCCGGGTGGGGCGTGGCCGAGCCGGTCAGCGAAGGGTGGTCGCGTCGCGACCTCACCTCGTTCTGCCGTACGCGCGCACCCGCGCCCACCAGCCTGACGATCGTCGGCGGGGAGCGGGGCTCGGCGGTGCTCGGGGTGCTGACGATCGAACGGGTCGACACCGGGGTCCGGGAACAGCTCCGGCTGGCCGGCCCCCCGCTGCCGGCGGTAGGTGAGGCGGCGGTGGAGGCGCTCGCCGGGACGCTGGCGGGTACCGCCCGCAGCGTCATCGTGGCCGTGCACCCGGGGCGGACGAACGGACTCCGATCGAGCCGGCCCAGCCTGCCGGCGCTGCCCTGGGGCATTCTCGTCGGCCAGCGGGGGAACGCTCCGCACTCCGTACCCGAGGTTGTCCCGGGCCGGGCCATGGGCCGGGGTGCCCGTCGTGCGTGGTGGTACCGACTGGACCGCGGCCCGGGTGCGCCGTACGAGACCCTCACCGCGGTCCTGCGCGGCTACGGCCTGGACGAACCTCGGTGA